In Burkholderiales bacterium, a single window of DNA contains:
- the ilvD gene encoding dihydroxy-acid dehydratase, producing MPNNLRSRIITQGVERSPNRAMLRAVGFRDEDFDKPIVGIANGHSTMNPCNAGLQPLALRAEAALKEAGAMPQMFGVPTVTDGISMGTEGMKYSLVSREVIADAIETAVQSQFMDGVLVLGACDKNMPGGMMAILRMNVPAVYCYGGTIKPGKWKGQDLTIVSAFEAVGAYTHGKMSEEDFIGVEKNACPTFGACGGMYTANTMSSAFEALGMSLPYSSTMANPDPEKADSVAESARVLVEAIKKQILPRQIVTRESIENAVALIMAVGGSTNAVLHFLAIAHAAEVEWTLDDFERVRQKVPVLCDLKPSGRYVTTQFHQAGGVPQVLKMLLNAGLLHGDCLTVTGKTIGELLERVPDRPPAGQDVIRPFDNPLYPQGHLAILKGNLATEGCVAKITGLKKTSITGPARVFDSEPEAMAAIVGGKIRPGDVIVIRYEGPKGGPGMREMLSPTSALIGAGLGESVGLITDGRFSGGTWGMVVGHVAPEAAVGGTIALVKEGDSVTIDAEKRLVQLNVPDDELERRRQAWQPPKPRYTRGVLAKYARLVSSASRGAVTD from the coding sequence GTGCCCAACAATCTACGCAGCCGAATCATCACCCAGGGCGTGGAGCGCAGCCCCAACCGGGCCATGCTTCGAGCCGTGGGCTTCCGCGACGAAGACTTCGACAAGCCCATCGTGGGCATCGCCAACGGCCACAGCACCATGAACCCCTGCAACGCCGGCCTGCAGCCGCTCGCCCTGCGGGCGGAGGCGGCGCTCAAGGAGGCGGGCGCCATGCCCCAGATGTTCGGCGTACCCACGGTGACCGACGGCATCTCCATGGGCACCGAGGGCATGAAGTACTCGCTCGTCTCCCGCGAGGTGATCGCCGACGCGATCGAGACCGCGGTGCAGAGCCAGTTCATGGACGGGGTGCTGGTGCTGGGGGCCTGCGACAAGAACATGCCGGGAGGCATGATGGCGATCCTGCGCATGAACGTGCCGGCCGTCTATTGCTACGGCGGCACCATCAAGCCCGGCAAGTGGAAAGGCCAGGATCTAACCATCGTCTCCGCCTTCGAAGCGGTGGGCGCCTACACCCACGGCAAGATGTCGGAGGAGGACTTCATCGGGGTAGAAAAGAATGCCTGTCCCACCTTCGGCGCCTGCGGGGGCATGTACACGGCCAACACCATGTCCAGCGCCTTCGAGGCCCTGGGCATGAGCCTGCCCTACTCTTCCACCATGGCCAACCCCGACCCCGAAAAGGCCGACAGCGTGGCCGAGTCGGCCCGGGTGCTGGTGGAGGCGATCAAGAAGCAGATCCTGCCGCGGCAAATCGTGACCCGCGAATCGATCGAGAACGCGGTCGCCCTCATCATGGCGGTGGGCGGCTCCACCAACGCGGTGCTCCACTTCCTCGCCATCGCCCACGCAGCCGAGGTGGAGTGGACCCTGGACGACTTCGAGCGGGTGCGCCAGAAAGTGCCGGTGCTGTGCGACCTGAAGCCCTCCGGCCGCTACGTCACGACCCAGTTCCACCAGGCAGGCGGCGTGCCCCAGGTGCTGAAGATGCTGCTCAACGCGGGGCTCCTGCACGGCGACTGCCTCACCGTCACCGGCAAGACCATCGGCGAGCTGCTGGAGCGGGTGCCGGACCGGCCGCCCGCCGGGCAGGACGTGATCCGGCCCTTCGACAATCCCCTCTATCCCCAGGGGCATCTCGCGATCCTCAAGGGGAATCTCGCCACCGAAGGTTGCGTGGCCAAGATCACCGGCCTCAAAAAAACCTCCATCACCGGCCCGGCGCGGGTCTTCGATTCCGAGCCCGAGGCCATGGCCGCCATCGTCGGCGGCAAGATCCGCCCCGGGGACGTGATCGTGATCCGCTACGAAGGGCCCAAGGGCGGGCCCGGCATGCGGGAGATGCTATCGCCCACCTCCGCCCTGATCGGTGCGGGCTTGGGCGAGTCGGTGGGACTGATTACCGACGGGCGATTCTCCGGCGGCACCTGGGGCATGGTGGTGGGCCACGTGGCGCCCGAGGCGGCGGTGGGCGGCACCATCGCCCTCGTGAAAGAAGGCGACTCCGTCACCATCGACGCGGAGAAGCGGCTCGTCCAACTCAACGTGCCCGACGACGAGCTCGAGCGGCGCCGCCAAGCCTGGCAGCCTCCCAAGCCCCGCTATACCCGGGGCGTGCTGGCCAAGTACGCAAGGCTGGTGTCTTCCGCCAGCCGGGGCGCCGTGACGGATTGA